In Paraburkholderia flava, one genomic interval encodes:
- the gcvA gene encoding transcriptional regulator GcvA produces MFDRLPPLQTLRAFEAAGRLSSMTLAADELHLTHGAVSRHIKTLEDDLGVLLFRRMTRQIVLTSEGAELLVTVTTVLGELTREADRLRAQKSVAHLTISTSVSFASKWLAPRLHRFKTAHPELDIHLDVTDINVDLTDGQVDAGVRYGSGHYPRAVAERILEETVTPVCSPAYRDERGGLPTVASVAACTLLHEDRMLANWEQWFALASGNAVRGGRGPAYSHGSMAIEAAIRGEGIALGRSALVSDDVAARRLVAPFPDIRLKAERGYDLVYRAGNRDHPKVCALREWLADEVRAFLGNP; encoded by the coding sequence ATGTTCGACCGGCTGCCTCCCCTGCAAACGTTGCGCGCCTTCGAAGCCGCAGGACGTCTATCGAGCATGACGCTGGCCGCTGACGAATTGCACCTTACTCATGGTGCGGTGAGCCGACACATCAAGACCCTGGAGGACGATCTCGGGGTGCTGCTGTTTCGACGCATGACGCGCCAGATCGTCCTGACCAGTGAAGGCGCGGAACTGCTGGTAACGGTCACCACCGTGCTAGGCGAACTCACACGTGAAGCCGATCGCCTTCGAGCGCAAAAAAGCGTGGCGCACCTCACCATCAGCACGAGTGTCTCCTTTGCCAGCAAATGGCTAGCGCCCCGACTGCATCGATTCAAGACGGCCCACCCGGAACTCGACATTCACCTCGACGTGACTGACATCAATGTCGATCTCACCGATGGGCAGGTCGATGCTGGCGTCCGATATGGCAGCGGCCACTATCCTCGCGCCGTCGCAGAACGGATTCTGGAAGAGACCGTTACCCCTGTGTGCAGTCCAGCGTATCGTGACGAGAGAGGCGGACTGCCCACGGTGGCCAGCGTTGCCGCCTGTACGTTGCTCCACGAAGACCGGATGCTGGCCAACTGGGAGCAGTGGTTTGCACTGGCCTCCGGCAATGCCGTCCGGGGCGGCCGAGGACCGGCCTACAGTCATGGCAGCATGGCGATCGAGGCAGCCATCCGTGGGGAAGGGATAGCGCTCGGCCGCAGCGCATTGGTATCGGACGACGTTGCTGCTAGACGTCTCGTCGCGCCATTCCCCGACATCCGGCTCAAAGCGGAGCGAGGCTACGATCTCGTATATCGAGCCGGAAATCGCGATCATCCGAAGGTGTGCGCCCTGCGTGAATGGTTAGCCGATGAAGTACGAGCATTTCTCGGGAACCCGTGA